CAGCCTGAACATGCGGCTCAGCCAGTTTCTACGGATGGATGCCCTGGGTGTGCTGGGATACTGTTCGGCGTGGCTCGCCTCAGGCTATATCTTCAGCAAATTCATCGTGCAGATCATCCAGCAAATCGAAAGTGCCGGACATGCCGTTCTTCTGGTCATCCTTCTGGCGGTGTTTGCCTATGGCGGCGTGCTGCTGGCGTTTACCTTGCGCGCACGCAGGTCTGGCGCGATCGAGAAGATCACAGCGGCGGGTCTTTATGAGCGCTTGCAGGCACTCACGCCCGATAAGCTGGTCGTCATCGCCGATGTTCGCAGCCATGGCTACTACGATCCCGGAATGCAGCGCATCAAGAACTCGATCCGCGTAGAGCCGCACCGGCTGCAGGAAGAACTGGTCGCACTGCGGGAGTTCATGGCTCCTGAGTGCGAGATCTACATCTATTGCAGTTGTATCCGCGACGTAACCAGCATCCGCGTCGCACGCGAGCTGGCCAAGGAGAACTGCAGGACGCAGGTGATCGAAGGCGGGATCAAGGCTTGGATCAAGGCTGGTGGTCCGATGGAGATGGTGCCGGAGGCGGACTTGCAGAAGCTGCCGCGATTTGAGTAGGCATCCTGTTACGGACCTAGTTGTGATGCTGCGAGAGCGACAGCGTGTTCCCATCCGGGTCCTGGAACCAGGCCACCTTGTCCCCCGTCGGCG
This Granulicella aggregans DNA region includes the following protein-coding sequences:
- a CDS encoding VTT domain-containing protein, which codes for MAVVGFIMHHGYAVTGLVLFLAALGLPLPASTVLLAAGAASHAGALNPWVVLAMASAGAVAGDTLLFYGGRYSGWWLLSILCRASVNPEACIFSSAGYFYRRGPKTLLFAKFIPGLGAMAAPIAGSLNMRLSQFLRMDALGVLGYCSAWLASGYIFSKFIVQIIQQIESAGHAVLLVILLAVFAYGGVLLAFTLRARRSGAIEKITAAGLYERLQALTPDKLVVIADVRSHGYYDPGMQRIKNSIRVEPHRLQEELVALREFMAPECEIYIYCSCIRDVTSIRVARELAKENCRTQVIEGGIKAWIKAGGPMEMVPEADLQKLPRFE